The genomic stretch CCTCTCCGTAACCCCCTACGTAACCTCGATGGAGCTCGTCGAAAAGGTCAAGCACCAAAAGGCGCTCCTCCTTGCCTCGGCCCcgaaccccctccccatcctcgcaGGCGCAGATCTCTTCGAGCAGTTCCTGCTCCGGTCGCTTAGGCCGCCACCGGCAgcatcctccagctccaacCTGACCGAGCCCATGTCCTTCGACCAGACTCGCGAGCATCTCGTAGCCAACAAGCAACTATTTGCTCAGCGTGCCCAAGCAGCAAGGGACAACATCGCCATCTGGGGCGCCCGTTACGTCTCAGACGAGAAGATTGTCCTCACCGCTGGCGGGTCAAGAACAGTAACCAAGATTCTTCTGAGGGCAGCGACAGACCAGTCAAAGCACTTCAAAGTAATCTACATTGCCgaaccaaccaacacccGCTCCCAAGCGGCCGTGGATGAGCTCCGCCAAGCGGGCCTCGAAGTCGAGACAATCGTCCCCAACAAGGTCGCTTATGTTCTTGCCAACCAAAAGAAGATCAACCTTGTTCTGGTGGGGACAGAGGCTATCATGCAAAATGGAGGTATCATCTCCGGAATGGGCACCGCTCAGCTGGCAGCTTTGGTAAAAGCCATCCCCGGAGGAATGAAGAGGTTTTATGTCGCGGCAGAGACGCACAAGATTGTGAGGAAGACGCCGATCGCGTATCCAATCGTGAAGAAAATGGGAGTGAGGCAGAGGGATATTACACGCTTTGAGAATATTGGCGTGGAT from Podospora pseudopauciseta strain CBS 411.78 chromosome 3, whole genome shotgun sequence encodes the following:
- the GCN3 gene encoding translation initiation factor eIF-2B subunit alpha (BUSCO:EOG09262X8R; COG:J; EggNog:ENOG503NW71) — protein: MATDEETKPVSTDLPVHPKPQNEDFDIVATYRSLLSSDREITMPIAAIESLIEFLSVTPYVTSMELVEKVKHQKALLLASAPNPLPILAGADLFEQFLLRSLRPPPAASSSSNLTEPMSFDQTREHLVANKQLFAQRAQAARDNIAIWGARYVSDEKIVLTAGGSRTVTKILLRAATDQSKHFKVIYIAEPTNTRSQAAVDELRQAGLEVETIVPNKVAYVLANQKKINLVLVGTEAIMQNGGIISGMGTAQLAALVKAIPGGMKRFYVAAETHKIVRKTPIAYPIVKKMGVRQRDITRFENIGVDLNNELVKEQLLQESDEVDYTDPELIDGIITEQGVKMTWQIWELVDDYI